The nucleotide sequence CCAACCTGGGAATCAATATACCCACTGCAAATGTTGGAATTCGTTATTCTCCGGGAGGGAAAGGGGGTGGCAAAGTCCCCCCTTTGGGGAGGACGATGTCCAGTGGACATCGGGCCAGCATTGCGGGAGGCAGGGGGGCTGTTAGAGGGGCTGGAAGGGTCAAAATAAACCTTGCTATGGGGTTTGCGGTCAAGGAAATATATCCAACCGGAGGAAGAAAATACTTTGCGGCCATTGTTTCTGCTTACGCGGCCAGGAACATGAGTGCGATAAACAAATTGTGTGTGGGTATTGACGGTTTTTATGATTCATCATTAAAACAGGAAATAATTAAAGATTCATTAAACCTCAATGGCGCTACCCCTGATATTAAAAGAGCCGGCATGATAATTGGTCATGAGCTAATGGTGGGTAAACTATCAATGATTACACATTTTGGAGCATATTTTTACAGGCCCTATAAGAAACACAGGCCTTTTTATCAGCGTTACGGACTTAAATACCAGTTTTCAAAGACTTTCTTCGGAGGATTTTACCTCAAAGCCCATTTAGGCAGCGCTGACTATGTTGAGTGGAGCTTTGGAATACAAATTTAACCACGAATTACACTAATTCTCACTAATTTTTTCGTGTAATTTGAAATTTCATTTAAACATTGAAATTCAGATACAATAGCGCCATGCCCCGCCATTTGGCGGGGCTATGCGCCATGCGCCTTTTACCATTATTCATATATCTGCTTGTATGGGAGGGGATGCAGGGTTGCAATGCACAGATTATTGAAAATGATACGCTTGGCGCTAATCCCGGGTTACTCGAGATTATTGATACAAATAAATCCCAAATCCAATACCGGGTACCCGGGACCGGATCAGAAACAGATACTACCATAATTTCAGCAGATACACTGGATATCGCGCCTGAAAAAAAGGATATAGAAACCACAATTAATTATTCTGCCACGGATTCCATCAAATTAGATGTGGTTGACCAGGTAGTCTATTTATACGGTGATGCCAAAATTACTTATGGTGATATTTCGTTGGAGGCAGAACAGATACAAATAAACTGGCTGACAGACATCTTATCTGCCAATGGTGTTGAAGATTCTACAGGAAAATTCCAGGGGACGCCTATATTTCAAGAGGGCGATGATACTTATATTGCAAAAAGAATAAAATACAACTTTAAAACCAGGAAAGGTATTATTTCTGAAATTGTTACCCGCCAGGGCGAAGGGTATATCCATGGTGAAAAGGTAAAGAAAAATGAAGCCGATGAATATTATATCAGCCAGGCACGTTATACCACCTGCAATCATGAGCATCCCCATTTTTATATCAATTCAAAAAAGATAAAGATGATCCCGGATGATAAGATCGTGACGGGCCCATTTAACCTGGTAGTAAGCGATATACCGACTCCCCTGGGTTTTGCTTTCGGTATCTTTCCAATTCCTGATAAGCAGACTTCAGGCATCATTATTCCCATCTATGGTGAATCCGGTACCAGGGGATTCTTTTTGAGGCAGGGTGGTTATTACTGGGCAGTAAATGATTACATAGGTATAAAATTCCTTGGTGAAATATACACAAAGGGCGGTTGGGGGCTAAACATGCTGACCAATTATAAAAAAAGGTACACTTATAATGGTAACCTGAACTTAAATTTCAATAAGCGAAGAACAGGTGATGAAAGCAATATAAACGTAATAAATGACTTCTGGGTTAAGTGGAGGCACAACCCCGTAAGCAAAGGTACAGGCAGGTTTTCAGCTTCAGTGGATGCCGGGACATCTACCCACAACAGGAATAACTCATACATTATTGAAGATATGCAATCAAGCACTTTCAATTCAACTATTTCTTATACCAAAAGCTTTAAAGGAACACCATTTAGAATGGGCGTGAATCTAAGGCAGAATCAAAACACGGTAACAGAAGAAATGAACTTTACCCTCCCTGATTTTAGTTTTTCAATGAACAGGATTTATCCTTTTAAGAAAAAAACCGGAGGAGGGAAAAGCTGGTATGAGCAGATAAATTTCACCTATAATTTTAATGCCAGGTATAAGATCTCTAATATAAGAAAAAACATTTTTGTAGGATTAACTGTGCCTGAAACCTACCAAAATGATACCACCGGGATTAGTTTTGACAATATTCCTTTGCTATTAGAAAGAGGGCAGTATGGGGCAAAGCATTCCATCCCGCTGTCAACAACGTTCAAATTATTTAAAAACATTAATATAAGCCCAAGTATTAATTATACAGAATATTGGTATCCCCAAAAATTAAGATATGAATGGAAAGATACCATACTTATAGTTGATACTATTCCTGTTTTTTCACGGGCTTACCAATATTCTGCAGGAGCGGCTATGTCAACTAAAATTTACGGATTATACCAGTTTAAAGGCAAAAAGATCAAAGCGATCAGGCATGTGATGACGCCAAGCATTCGTTTTAATTATCATCCTGACTTTTCAGAAGAAAGGTTTCTTGTATTTTATCCGGAAAAACAAAAAGATACAATAGGAAATATGAAAAAATTATCTCGCTACCAAGGAGCAATTTTTGGCGCTCCTAGAGCCGGGAAATCGGGAAGTATAGGATTTTCTTTGGTGAATGTTTTGGAAATGAAAGTAAAATCTGAAAAAGATACTACCAAAAAGTTTAAAAAAGTAACATTGCT is from Cytophagales bacterium and encodes:
- a CDS encoding LPS-assembly protein LptD, coding for MKFRYNSAMPRHLAGLCAMRLLPLFIYLLVWEGMQGCNAQIIENDTLGANPGLLEIIDTNKSQIQYRVPGTGSETDTTIISADTLDIAPEKKDIETTINYSATDSIKLDVVDQVVYLYGDAKITYGDISLEAEQIQINWLTDILSANGVEDSTGKFQGTPIFQEGDDTYIAKRIKYNFKTRKGIISEIVTRQGEGYIHGEKVKKNEADEYYISQARYTTCNHEHPHFYINSKKIKMIPDDKIVTGPFNLVVSDIPTPLGFAFGIFPIPDKQTSGIIIPIYGESGTRGFFLRQGGYYWAVNDYIGIKFLGEIYTKGGWGLNMLTNYKKRYTYNGNLNLNFNKRRTGDESNINVINDFWVKWRHNPVSKGTGRFSASVDAGTSTHNRNNSYIIEDMQSSTFNSTISYTKSFKGTPFRMGVNLRQNQNTVTEEMNFTLPDFSFSMNRIYPFKKKTGGGKSWYEQINFTYNFNARYKISNIRKNIFVGLTVPETYQNDTTGISFDNIPLLLERGQYGAKHSIPLSTTFKLFKNINISPSINYTEYWYPQKLRYEWKDTILIVDTIPVFSRAYQYSAGAAMSTKIYGLYQFKGKKIKAIRHVMTPSIRFNYHPDFSEERFLVFYPEKQKDTIGNMKKLSRYQGAIFGAPRAGKSGSIGFSLVNVLEMKVKSEKDTTKKFKKVTLLRNLRISSSYNLAADSLNLAPFNLNATTSLFNRLNMNFKSTFDPYQLDASGNKINRFVWDEKGKGILRLTSASLFFSTNLNPKAFERKYKSDKGSEQELEEIKANPEQYVDFNIPWNLDITYNLNFKKDFVKDINGIILRDTTKISQSLKFSGDVNLTEKWKIGFDSGYDFINKGFSTTNITIYRDLHCWEMNFTWMPIGIRQSYSVDIKVKASILQDLKLTKKRDWYDR